The following are encoded together in the Rhizobium sp. SSA_523 genome:
- a CDS encoding cellulose synthase, protein MSLNLSMLLAFATVSAGLVVLEPMVPWGSGVPAKAQAAEAVAAAPPIANNGPALYLVAEDDQALPALDGVAQGIRALRQQGSMTREAAPATPAAPLPLFQVSQLETAQAGAVPPAAAPRTGTEVDETALRYFAAQGDTARLAAEIARLRQLYPNWTPPADPLAVPQNNDRQLEEMWQLYAEGRYPEVRKAIVARQAADPAWEPPADLLDRLQIAEARSRLVNASNLKQYQTVIDVGAANPPLLNCSEVDVLWRVAEAFSRTERPQRAVDAYSYILTNCANQAERLATLQKAADTLPYDRVQPLLALEKPNEAGAREFDAIRDDLARRFVAAANEEPSLQIAQEYIDRLQASARADGPASDSVLLGWYFLRRDNADEAVTWFRRAREREDSPNATQGLALALLEQDKPAEAEGVLYPSRKASKDAMATYLAATANLLALDPPPTIEETILTRMAETVIAERYVPSAQQFGWYARAFDQPQTAAQWFEMALEWAPQDEPSAYGLALTRLQLNDRAGFAQLQQKWAKTSARIADLERPPVGAGRTQSANAPRATQRTQSAQRAQSVQSAPSVEPLRLSQPAASREVSAAQRAPSLPATAPLPAAANSGRSSSSCASAGRSSAGSARLSAGAALQQGWCLMELNRPLEAADSFGVALSSQDRSISEDAAYGQSLAYLRLGLTDRAAVAATRAPMRAARARELQASILADRALHAFQSDRYRETLLYLDQRAQVQQEPVDLMVLRAYSYVNLNRTSEAMRLFEAAAATGNRDASRGLADLRDALDFK, encoded by the coding sequence GTGTCTCTGAACCTCTCCATGCTGCTGGCCTTTGCTACCGTGTCTGCGGGCCTGGTCGTTCTTGAGCCGATGGTGCCCTGGGGATCCGGTGTCCCGGCCAAGGCACAGGCAGCGGAGGCAGTGGCTGCGGCGCCGCCGATTGCCAACAATGGGCCTGCCCTGTACCTCGTGGCAGAAGACGACCAAGCCTTGCCTGCGCTCGATGGTGTCGCACAAGGCATCCGCGCCCTGCGGCAGCAAGGGAGCATGACACGAGAGGCTGCGCCGGCCACGCCGGCTGCGCCTCTGCCGCTTTTCCAGGTCAGCCAGCTTGAGACGGCGCAAGCCGGGGCCGTTCCGCCGGCCGCTGCACCCCGTACCGGCACGGAGGTGGATGAAACGGCGCTCCGCTATTTCGCCGCACAGGGTGACACCGCCCGGTTGGCCGCCGAGATCGCGCGCCTGCGGCAGCTTTACCCGAACTGGACCCCGCCGGCCGATCCCCTCGCCGTTCCGCAAAACAACGACCGGCAATTGGAGGAGATGTGGCAGCTCTACGCCGAAGGACGCTATCCGGAGGTCCGCAAGGCGATCGTCGCGCGTCAGGCGGCCGATCCGGCCTGGGAGCCGCCGGCCGATCTTCTGGACCGGCTGCAGATCGCCGAAGCGCGCAGCCGCCTCGTCAACGCCTCCAATCTCAAGCAATACCAGACCGTCATCGATGTCGGCGCCGCCAACCCGCCGCTGCTGAACTGCAGCGAGGTGGATGTGCTCTGGCGCGTTGCAGAGGCATTTTCGCGAACGGAACGCCCACAGCGCGCCGTCGATGCCTATAGCTATATCCTCACCAATTGCGCCAATCAGGCCGAGCGGCTGGCAACGCTGCAGAAGGCAGCGGACACTCTGCCCTATGATCGTGTTCAGCCGCTGCTGGCGCTGGAAAAGCCGAACGAGGCCGGCGCCAGGGAATTCGACGCGATCCGCGACGACCTGGCACGTCGGTTCGTCGCCGCGGCGAATGAGGAGCCGTCGCTCCAGATTGCACAGGAGTATATCGATCGCCTGCAGGCATCCGCCAGGGCAGACGGCCCGGCCTCCGACTCCGTGCTGCTTGGATGGTATTTCCTGCGGCGGGACAATGCCGACGAGGCCGTGACCTGGTTCCGGCGCGCCCGCGAGCGGGAAGACAGCCCGAACGCCACGCAGGGCCTGGCGCTGGCGCTGCTGGAGCAGGACAAGCCAGCCGAGGCGGAGGGCGTGCTCTATCCGTCGCGCAAGGCGTCGAAGGACGCCATGGCGACCTATCTTGCCGCCACGGCCAACCTCCTGGCGCTCGATCCGCCGCCGACGATCGAGGAAACGATCCTCACGCGCATGGCTGAAACGGTGATCGCAGAGCGCTATGTTCCCTCCGCCCAGCAGTTCGGCTGGTACGCGCGGGCTTTCGATCAGCCGCAGACGGCTGCTCAATGGTTCGAAATGGCCCTGGAATGGGCGCCGCAGGACGAGCCTTCCGCCTATGGACTGGCGCTGACGCGGCTGCAGCTGAACGACCGGGCCGGTTTTGCGCAATTGCAGCAGAAATGGGCCAAGACCTCGGCGCGGATTGCCGATCTGGAACGCCCGCCGGTCGGCGCGGGCCGCACGCAGAGCGCCAATGCGCCTCGCGCCACGCAAAGGACGCAAAGTGCCCAGAGAGCGCAGAGTGTCCAGAGCGCGCCGAGTGTCGAACCGCTTCGTCTGTCGCAGCCTGCGGCATCACGTGAGGTCTCGGCTGCGCAGCGCGCTCCGTCTCTGCCGGCCACGGCGCCTCTGCCGGCCGCTGCCAATTCAGGCCGCTCATCCTCCTCCTGCGCCTCGGCCGGCCGGTCCTCAGCAGGCTCTGCCCGCCTCTCGGCCGGTGCGGCGCTGCAACAGGGCTGGTGCCTGATGGAGCTGAACCGGCCGCTCGAAGCCGCCGACAGTTTCGGCGTGGCGTTGTCCAGCCAGGATCGCAGCATTAGCGAAGATGCCGCCTATGGGCAGAGCCTCGCCTATCTCCGGCTCGGCCTGACCGATCGCGCTGCCGTAGCGGCGACGCGGGCGCCGATGCGGGCGGCAAGAGCGCGCGAATTGCAGGCGTCGATTCTCGCGGACCGCGCCCTGCATGCCTTTCAGTCCGACCGGTACCGGGAGACGCTGCTCTATCTCGACCAGAGGGCGCAGGTTCAGCAGGAGCCCGTCGACCTGATGGTGCTGCGGGCCTATAGCTATGTGAACCTCAACAGGACGAGCGAAGCCATGCGGCTGTTCGAAGCCGCCGCCGCCACCGGGAACCGCGACGCGAGCCGTGGCCTGGCGGATTTGCGCGATGCCCTCGATTTCAAATAA
- the paoC gene encoding aldehyde oxidoreductase molybdenum-binding subunit PaoC: protein MKFDTPATTNPIDQLKVVSQPIHRIDGPLKTTGRAQYAYEWHDPRIAYAYGYPVGASIAKGRITSMDVTAARAAPGVLSVVTTLEIGDREKGKFNTAKLFGGDEIQHYHQAIAVVVAETFEQARAAAGLIKVDYSVEPGVFDLKAAMKTAKKPEESQQPDTAVGDFDTAFASAAVTLDETYSTPDQSHAMMEPHASLAVWEGDEVTVWTSSQMIDWWRSDLATTLNIDKEKIHLMSPYIGGGFGGKLFLRADAVLAVLGARAAKRPVKVALPRPLMMNNTTHRPATVQRIRIGAERDGKITAIAHESWSGDQPGGQLETAVAQTRLLYAGANRMTAMRLATLHLPEGNAMRAPGEAPGLMALEIAIDEMAEKLQMDPVQFRIANDTQVDPEKPQRPFSQRDLIGCLRLGAERFGWSKRGLPGARREGNWLIGLGVAAAFRNNLVLPSGARVRLDRDGIVTVETDMTDIGTGSYTIIAQTAAEMLGLPIDKIAVHLGDSRFPVSAGSGGQFGANSSTSGVYAACVKLREAVAAKLGFNSGDVVFVDGEVRSGNRSVPLAQAAGDEGLVGEDTMEWGDLTETHQQSTFGAHFVEVGVDVATGESRIRRMLAVCAAGRILNPITARSQVIGAMTMGVGGALSEELAVDTRAGFFVNHDLAGYEVPVHADIPHQDVIFLDEADPMSSPMKAKGVGELGLCGVAAAIANAVYNASGVRVRNYPVTLDKVIAGLPELA, encoded by the coding sequence ATGAAGTTCGACACGCCAGCCACAACCAATCCCATTGATCAGCTCAAGGTGGTGAGCCAGCCGATCCACCGGATCGATGGCCCGCTGAAGACGACCGGTCGGGCTCAATATGCCTATGAATGGCACGATCCCCGCATTGCCTATGCCTATGGCTATCCGGTGGGAGCGTCGATCGCCAAGGGTCGCATCACCTCCATGGATGTCACCGCTGCCCGGGCCGCGCCCGGAGTTCTTTCGGTGGTCACCACGCTCGAAATCGGCGATCGCGAAAAAGGGAAATTCAATACCGCCAAGCTCTTCGGCGGCGACGAGATCCAGCATTACCATCAGGCGATCGCTGTGGTGGTGGCCGAGACATTCGAGCAGGCGCGCGCCGCGGCCGGCCTCATCAAGGTCGATTATAGCGTGGAGCCGGGTGTCTTCGATCTGAAGGCGGCGATGAAGACCGCTAAGAAGCCGGAGGAGTCACAGCAGCCGGATACGGCGGTCGGCGATTTCGATACCGCCTTCGCCAGCGCCGCCGTCACGCTGGACGAGACCTATTCGACCCCCGATCAGTCACACGCCATGATGGAGCCGCATGCATCGCTCGCCGTCTGGGAGGGTGACGAGGTTACGGTGTGGACCTCCAGCCAGATGATCGACTGGTGGCGCAGCGACCTCGCCACCACGCTGAACATCGACAAGGAGAAGATCCACCTGATGTCGCCCTATATCGGCGGCGGCTTCGGCGGCAAACTGTTCCTGCGGGCGGATGCCGTCCTGGCGGTGCTCGGCGCGCGTGCGGCCAAGCGCCCTGTCAAGGTCGCCTTGCCCCGTCCCCTCATGATGAACAATACCACGCATCGGCCAGCCACGGTGCAGCGGATCAGGATCGGCGCGGAGCGTGACGGCAAGATCACCGCCATCGCGCATGAGAGCTGGTCGGGCGACCAGCCGGGAGGACAGCTGGAAACCGCGGTTGCCCAGACCCGTCTTCTCTATGCCGGTGCGAACCGGATGACGGCGATGCGACTGGCGACGTTGCATCTGCCGGAAGGCAATGCAATGCGCGCGCCGGGAGAGGCGCCAGGTCTGATGGCGCTCGAGATTGCAATCGACGAAATGGCCGAGAAGCTGCAGATGGATCCGGTGCAGTTCAGGATCGCCAACGATACGCAGGTCGATCCTGAAAAGCCGCAGCGGCCTTTCTCGCAACGCGACCTCATCGGCTGCCTGAGGCTTGGCGCAGAGCGCTTCGGCTGGTCGAAGCGGGGCCTGCCGGGCGCACGGCGCGAGGGCAATTGGCTGATTGGTCTTGGCGTTGCGGCGGCGTTCCGCAACAATCTCGTCCTGCCGTCCGGCGCGCGCGTGCGGCTTGACCGCGACGGGATCGTCACGGTCGAAACCGACATGACGGATATCGGCACCGGCAGCTATACGATTATCGCCCAGACGGCTGCTGAAATGCTGGGCCTGCCGATCGACAAGATCGCCGTGCATCTCGGCGATTCCCGCTTCCCGGTCTCGGCTGGGTCCGGCGGTCAGTTCGGCGCCAATTCCTCGACATCCGGCGTCTATGCAGCCTGCGTAAAATTGCGGGAAGCGGTCGCCGCCAAGCTGGGCTTCAACTCCGGCGACGTCGTCTTCGTCGACGGCGAAGTGCGCTCCGGCAACCGGTCGGTCCCGCTTGCACAGGCGGCGGGAGATGAGGGCCTGGTGGGCGAAGACACGATGGAATGGGGCGATCTGACCGAGACGCACCAGCAATCCACCTTCGGCGCCCATTTCGTCGAGGTGGGGGTCGATGTCGCGACCGGCGAAAGCCGTATTCGCCGCATGCTGGCCGTCTGCGCCGCCGGACGCATCCTGAACCCTATCACCGCCCGCAGCCAGGTGATCGGCGCCATGACAATGGGTGTCGGCGGTGCGCTGTCGGAAGAACTCGCCGTCGATACGCGTGCCGGCTTTTTCGTCAATCACGACCTTGCCGGCTACGAAGTGCCGGTGCATGCGGATATCCCGCATCAGGACGTGATCTTCCTCGATGAGGCGGACCCCATGTCCTCGCCCATGAAGGCGAAAGGCGTTGGTGAGCTTGGGCTTTGCGGTGTGGCGGCAGCCATTGCCAACGCCGTCTACAATGCCTCCGGCGTCAGGGTGCGCAATTATCCCGTCACGCTGGATAAAGTGATTGCAGGTCTTCCCGAGCTAGCCTGA
- a CDS encoding xanthine dehydrogenase family protein subunit M: protein MRAFSFERASSIEAAARTAASNPDAKFIAGGTNLLDLMKLEIEAPTHLIDVNGLGLDKIEPTQEGGLRIGALVRNTDLAANEIVRRDYGLLARALLSGASGQLRNKATTAGNLLQRTRCPYFYDTNQPCNKRQPGSGCSAIGGFSRQLGLVGVSDACIATHPSDMAVAMRALDAVIETMRPDGSRRTIKMAEFHRLPGDTPHIETVLDPGELITAAVLPAPIGGRHIYRKVRDRASYAFALVSVGAIIQPDGSGRVAVGGIAHKPWRLDAADEELANGAKPTAARLLADARPTEHNRYKIDLVERTLAAVIAEAKA from the coding sequence ATGAGAGCCTTCAGCTTTGAGCGTGCCTCGTCGATCGAGGCTGCGGCCAGGACGGCTGCTTCCAACCCGGACGCCAAATTCATCGCCGGCGGCACCAATCTTCTCGATCTGATGAAACTCGAGATCGAAGCGCCGACCCATCTGATCGATGTCAACGGCCTGGGTCTCGACAAGATCGAGCCGACGCAAGAGGGCGGCCTGCGCATTGGTGCCCTCGTCCGCAACACTGATCTGGCCGCAAACGAGATCGTTCGCCGCGATTACGGCTTGCTGGCGCGCGCCCTGCTGTCCGGGGCATCCGGCCAGCTGCGCAACAAGGCCACGACCGCAGGAAACCTGCTGCAGCGAACCCGCTGTCCCTATTTCTACGATACGAACCAGCCGTGCAACAAGCGGCAGCCCGGCAGCGGCTGTTCGGCAATCGGCGGCTTCAGCCGGCAGCTCGGTCTGGTCGGCGTCAGCGACGCGTGCATTGCAACCCATCCGAGCGACATGGCTGTCGCCATGCGTGCCCTCGATGCCGTCATCGAAACGATGCGGCCCGACGGCAGCCGTCGTACGATCAAGATGGCCGAGTTCCATCGCCTGCCGGGCGACACGCCGCACATCGAAACGGTGCTGGATCCGGGCGAACTGATCACTGCCGCCGTTTTGCCTGCGCCGATTGGCGGCCGTCACATCTATCGGAAGGTGCGCGATCGGGCCTCTTATGCCTTTGCCCTCGTTTCGGTCGGTGCGATCATCCAGCCGGATGGCAGCGGACGAGTCGCGGTCGGCGGGATCGCCCACAAGCCATGGCGGCTCGACGCGGCGGATGAAGAGCTCGCAAACGGCGCCAAGCCGACCGCCGCAAGGCTTCTGGCCGATGCGCGGCCGACAGAGCACAACCGGTACAAGATCGATCTGGTCGAGCGGACGCTCGCAGCCGTGATCGCAGAAGCGAAGGCTTGA
- the paoA gene encoding aldehyde dehydrogenase iron-sulfur subunit PaoA: MEPPMQSPTQLEISRRSLLISSAAAVAATGASPHIAVAQTPGNSMSLMTSVAFAVNGERRELSVDNRTTLLDALREHLHLTGTKKGCDHGQCGACTVMVDGRRINSCLSLAVMHEGDEITTIEGLGEPGNLHPMQAAFVKHDGFQCGYCTPGQICSSVAVLKEIEANIPSHVSADLTARAAVTQAEIRERMSGNLCRCGAYSNIVDAISEVAGTKA; the protein is encoded by the coding sequence CTGGAGCCTCCCATGCAAAGCCCGACGCAACTTGAAATCTCAAGGAGAAGCTTACTTATCTCGTCTGCCGCAGCTGTCGCGGCGACCGGCGCCTCGCCGCATATTGCGGTCGCGCAAACTCCGGGGAATTCCATGAGCCTCATGACCTCAGTCGCATTTGCCGTCAATGGCGAGCGACGCGAACTGTCCGTCGACAACCGGACCACCTTGCTCGACGCGCTGCGCGAACATCTGCATCTGACCGGCACGAAGAAAGGCTGCGACCACGGCCAATGCGGTGCCTGCACGGTCATGGTCGATGGTCGGCGCATCAATTCCTGTCTGTCGCTTGCGGTCATGCATGAGGGAGACGAGATCACCACGATCGAAGGTCTGGGCGAGCCTGGCAATCTTCATCCGATGCAGGCGGCCTTCGTCAAGCATGATGGTTTCCAGTGCGGCTATTGCACGCCCGGCCAGATCTGTTCCTCCGTCGCCGTGCTGAAGGAGATCGAGGCGAATATTCCCAGCCATGTGAGTGCCGACCTCACCGCCAGGGCCGCAGTCACGCAAGCGGAAATCCGCGAGCGCATGAGCGGCAATCTCTGTCGATGCGGCGCCTATTCCAACATTGTGGATGCCATTTCCGAAGTCGCGGGGACGAAAGCATGA
- a CDS encoding sugar-binding transcriptional regulator: MSRLRSDDHDLQVMAAWLYYVHGLGQEEVARRLDVSRTKVVRMLSSARESGLVKISLEHQMAETLALGDWIAATYGLARCILTPPADAANPDDPLLDPQRKDAVGIAAANYVSRRILNTKDVSVGVGGGTTVRRTIEAMRMLSKPDSRIVALMGASHNDDGTSAYSLSLEMAQTVGGSARSLPVPFVVGLPQTCAALKADPYIRPILAEMSSTDFNVVSCGSCEESGSFFHASGITRNDLEGARAAGAVCEVVGHFLKSDGSRADTGLNDRHTGIEFADLQKADNIVVAAGMAKTKPLLALLNAGIANTLVIDHSIAAGLVAARPKGAQPPPS; the protein is encoded by the coding sequence ATGTCGCGACTACGCTCAGACGACCACGACCTCCAGGTGATGGCGGCGTGGCTCTATTATGTGCATGGGCTCGGACAGGAGGAGGTGGCCCGCCGCTTGGATGTGTCGCGCACCAAGGTCGTGCGCATGTTGTCCAGCGCCCGCGAAAGCGGGCTCGTCAAGATCAGCCTCGAGCACCAGATGGCGGAAACGCTGGCCCTGGGGGACTGGATTGCCGCAACTTACGGGCTCGCCCGCTGTATCCTCACGCCGCCTGCCGATGCCGCCAATCCGGATGATCCGCTGCTCGATCCGCAGCGCAAGGATGCGGTGGGCATCGCGGCGGCAAATTACGTCAGCCGGCGCATCCTGAACACGAAAGACGTATCGGTCGGTGTCGGCGGCGGGACGACGGTGCGCCGCACGATCGAGGCCATGCGCATGCTCTCGAAGCCGGATTCGCGGATTGTGGCCCTGATGGGGGCCTCGCACAATGATGACGGAACGAGCGCCTATTCTCTCAGTCTGGAGATGGCACAGACCGTCGGCGGCAGTGCCCGCAGCCTGCCGGTCCCTTTCGTTGTCGGCCTTCCTCAGACCTGTGCGGCGCTCAAAGCAGATCCCTATATCCGCCCCATCCTGGCAGAAATGAGCTCGACGGATTTCAACGTCGTTTCCTGCGGCAGTTGCGAAGAGAGCGGCAGCTTCTTCCACGCCTCGGGCATTACCAGGAACGATCTTGAGGGCGCGCGCGCGGCCGGTGCGGTCTGCGAAGTGGTCGGCCACTTTCTGAAGTCGGACGGTTCGCGAGCCGATACCGGGCTCAACGATCGCCATACCGGCATCGAGTTTGCGGACCTGCAGAAGGCGGACAATATCGTTGTGGCCGCGGGCATGGCGAAGACCAAGCCTCTGCTGGCTCTGCTGAATGCCGGGATTGCCAATACGCTGGTCATCGATCACAGCATCGCCGCCGGTCTCGTCGCCGCCCGTCCGAAGGGCGCCCAGCCCCCTCCGAGCTGA
- a CDS encoding PTS galactitol transporter subunit IIC, with protein MDAVLSGLKAVIDSLGATVLLPIMIFIIGLALGAKPGKAFRAGVTIGVAFIGINLVIGLMWTNLSDVAQAIATNTGVTRDVVDVGWPSSAAIAFGSQVGLWVIPIGIAVNIALLLAGWTRTLNVDVWNFWHFAFVGSLVTAATGSLPYGLAAAALMAALSLFFADWSAKPVQEFYGLPGVSVPHLLSVQILPIAILVNWIIERIPGLRDIDLSTDHIQKRLGVAGEPVILGLIIGIVLGLVGFWNPADIPGMTSKVLKAGINLAAVMLLLPRMVKILMEGLIPVSEAARDFVQKRAGDRQINIGLDSAILIGHPAAISSALLLVPIAIILSIVLPGNRVILFADLAVIPFVVALAAPIVRGNVLRMVIIGTITLAIGFYIAGALAPLFTSAAGSAGFQMPANATLITAIGDGFVWIAWVTVQLFSQVGWLAAPVIALVVGICMWLLKARPAAMERLASATPAKTSQTTDGRVSA; from the coding sequence GTGGACGCAGTTCTAAGTGGCCTGAAGGCCGTCATCGATAGTCTGGGAGCGACTGTTCTGCTTCCCATCATGATCTTCATCATCGGCCTGGCGCTCGGCGCAAAGCCTGGAAAAGCGTTCCGCGCCGGCGTGACGATCGGCGTCGCCTTCATCGGCATCAATCTCGTCATCGGATTGATGTGGACGAATCTGAGTGATGTCGCGCAGGCCATTGCCACCAATACGGGTGTGACAAGAGACGTGGTCGATGTGGGCTGGCCTTCTTCGGCCGCCATCGCCTTCGGCTCGCAGGTCGGACTATGGGTCATCCCGATCGGTATCGCGGTCAATATCGCCTTGCTTCTCGCCGGATGGACCCGCACGCTGAATGTGGATGTCTGGAATTTCTGGCATTTCGCCTTTGTCGGCTCTCTGGTCACGGCGGCAACCGGCTCCCTGCCCTACGGCTTGGCGGCCGCGGCGCTGATGGCAGCATTGTCGCTCTTCTTTGCCGACTGGAGCGCAAAGCCGGTCCAGGAGTTCTACGGCCTGCCGGGCGTCTCAGTGCCGCATCTTCTTTCGGTTCAAATCCTGCCGATCGCCATTCTGGTGAACTGGATCATTGAACGCATTCCGGGCCTGCGCGACATCGATCTCTCAACCGATCACATTCAGAAGCGGCTGGGTGTGGCGGGCGAGCCCGTCATCCTCGGCCTCATAATCGGCATTGTCCTCGGACTGGTCGGCTTCTGGAACCCGGCGGACATTCCGGGCATGACGTCCAAGGTTCTGAAAGCGGGCATCAATCTTGCAGCGGTGATGCTGCTGCTCCCCCGCATGGTCAAGATCCTGATGGAAGGCTTGATTCCGGTGTCCGAGGCAGCGCGCGACTTCGTGCAGAAGCGTGCGGGTGACCGCCAGATCAATATCGGCCTTGATTCGGCAATCCTGATTGGCCATCCCGCAGCGATCTCGTCGGCGCTTCTGCTCGTTCCGATTGCCATCATTCTGTCCATCGTCCTGCCGGGCAACCGGGTCATCCTGTTCGCCGATCTTGCCGTCATTCCCTTTGTGGTGGCCCTGGCGGCGCCCATTGTTCGCGGCAACGTGCTGCGCATGGTGATTATCGGCACGATCACATTGGCCATCGGCTTCTATATCGCCGGCGCCCTGGCACCGCTCTTCACCTCCGCCGCAGGAAGCGCAGGCTTCCAGATGCCCGCCAATGCGACCCTGATCACGGCGATCGGTGACGGCTTCGTGTGGATCGCCTGGGTTACTGTCCAGCTGTTCAGCCAGGTCGGCTGGCTTGCGGCACCTGTCATCGCGCTGGTCGTCGGGATCTGCATGTGGCTCCTGAAAGCACGGCCTGCGGCCATGGAGAGGCTGGCTTCTGCCACGCCTGCCAAGACCTCCCAGACCACAGACGGCCGGGTATCTGCATGA
- a CDS encoding PTS sugar transporter subunit IIA — protein sequence MNTTSFLSKDDIFVQLSLQTSHDVIGRLADHLLARGKVRPSYRGAVEQRELDMPTGLPLEDGLAVAVPHTDPHHVLVSSAAVATLKEPVTFRSMDDPDKELPVRLVFMLALHSKEEQLEMLSAIGGLIQDNKTLQSLCEADDSTQIYTEINRYLKLGG from the coding sequence ATGAACACAACAAGCTTCCTGTCCAAAGATGATATCTTCGTTCAACTGTCGCTGCAGACATCCCATGACGTGATCGGCCGGTTGGCCGATCACCTTCTCGCAAGGGGCAAGGTTCGTCCGAGCTATCGCGGCGCGGTGGAGCAACGCGAACTGGACATGCCGACCGGCCTTCCCCTGGAAGACGGACTGGCCGTCGCCGTGCCGCATACCGATCCGCACCACGTGCTCGTCTCCAGCGCAGCCGTTGCGACGCTGAAGGAGCCGGTGACCTTCCGCAGCATGGATGATCCGGACAAGGAATTGCCGGTTCGGCTCGTCTTCATGCTCGCCCTGCACAGCAAGGAGGAGCAACTCGAAATGCTGTCGGCCATCGGCGGCCTGATCCAGGACAACAAAACGCTTCAATCTCTGTGCGAAGCGGATGATAGTACTCAGATATACACGGAAATTAACCGTTATCTCAAACTGGGAGGTTGA
- a CDS encoding PTS sugar transporter subunit IIB: MAKKTVLVACGTAVATSTVVASAITEAMGDRGIDVETRQCKATEVPTMLDGVDLIVSTTPLPPNLPKPAIVTLAFLTGIGREAEINKIADILRG; this comes from the coding sequence ATGGCGAAGAAAACTGTGCTCGTAGCCTGCGGCACCGCCGTTGCGACATCGACAGTCGTGGCCTCTGCAATCACCGAGGCGATGGGAGACCGCGGCATCGACGTGGAGACCCGGCAATGCAAGGCGACCGAGGTCCCCACCATGCTGGACGGCGTGGATCTCATCGTCTCCACCACACCTTTGCCGCCAAACCTGCCGAAGCCGGCCATCGTCACCCTCGCTTTCCTGACCGGGATCGGTCGCGAGGCCGAAATCAACAAGATCGCGGATATTCTGCGTGGCTGA